From a single Bacteroidota bacterium genomic region:
- a CDS encoding choice-of-anchor B family protein yields the protein MKKLLTLFILCSTFNFLLAQNAYRMQLLSTWNNPNLNKVDSINIWNDLIGYHDSTTGKEYIIAGSTDSIYFFDITIPTQLKLVDVEYGGVANVVNRDYEIYQHYVYCVSDQNRGSLQVFDLKYLPDSAHKVYDDSTLAINTHSIFIEAKSKRLYMCANKYPNWNNGNGKESAMDIISLENPEQPQFLAKLFVPVRASGEAAFRWVHESHVRNDTAYLSCGYSGLFIYDLRDLNNQQIIGSIVNYPKNGYNHSSWLSNNGKYLMFTDEVPAGLDIKIFDISIIQAPRLESMFISNIGATPHNAYWVGSFAYVSHYSDGVYVWNIADTKQPRLVAYYDTYLQNKTGEYALPYSGCWGVWPYLPSGNIIASDRTNGIFVLKPDSGLLSVSNISYATHANIYPNPSNTEINIAIETNYKDDFEIKIFNIEGQLIETLDDHFKSNFLYTKNISHLANGLYIIQISGSNSCIRQKLLKQ from the coding sequence ATGAAAAAACTACTTACGCTATTTATTTTATGCAGTACGTTTAACTTTTTGTTGGCACAAAATGCTTACAGAATGCAGTTACTCAGTACCTGGAATAATCCTAATTTAAATAAAGTTGACTCCATTAATATCTGGAACGATTTAATTGGCTACCACGATAGCACAACAGGCAAAGAATATATTATAGCAGGCAGCACAGATAGTATTTATTTTTTCGATATTACTATACCTACCCAATTAAAACTGGTTGATGTGGAATACGGTGGAGTTGCCAATGTAGTTAATCGCGATTACGAAATATACCAGCACTACGTTTACTGTGTAAGCGACCAAAACAGGGGATCGCTACAAGTTTTTGATTTAAAATATTTACCAGACTCAGCCCATAAAGTGTATGACGATAGTACTTTAGCCATTAACACCCATAGCATTTTTATTGAAGCCAAAAGCAAGCGTTTGTATATGTGTGCCAATAAATATCCCAACTGGAATAATGGCAATGGAAAGGAATCAGCCATGGATATTATTTCGCTCGAAAACCCGGAACAACCACAGTTTTTAGCCAAACTATTTGTACCTGTCAGAGCCAGTGGCGAAGCTGCTTTCAGATGGGTGCATGAGTCGCATGTAAGAAACGATACCGCTTATTTATCGTGCGGATACAGTGGTTTGTTTATTTACGATTTACGCGATCTAAATAACCAGCAAATAATTGGCAGCATAGTAAACTATCCTAAAAATGGCTATAACCACAGCTCTTGGTTAAGCAACAATGGCAAGTACCTGATGTTTACCGATGAGGTGCCAGCAGGTTTAGACATAAAAATATTTGACATCAGTATAATTCAGGCACCTCGCTTAGAAAGCATGTTTATTTCAAACATTGGCGCTACGCCACACAATGCTTATTGGGTTGGTAGTTTTGCTTACGTTTCGCATTACAGCGATGGGGTATATGTATGGAACATAGCTGATACAAAACAACCCCGGTTGGTAGCCTATTACGATACCTATTTACAAAACAAAACAGGCGAGTATGCACTACCCTACTCCGGCTGTTGGGGAGTTTGGCCCTACCTGCCAAGTGGCAATATTATAGCCAGCGACCGAACCAATGGCATATTTGTTTTAAAGCCAGATAGTGGCTTATTAAGTGTTTCCAATATAAGCTATGCAACCCATGCCAATATTTATCCAAACCCAAGTAATACCGAAATAAATATTGCTATTGAAACCAATTATAAAGACGATTTTGAAATTAAAATTTTCAATATAGAAGGTCAATTAATTGAAACCTTAGATGATCATTTTAAAAGCAATTTTTTATATACTAAAAACATAAGCCATTTAGCAAACGGTTTATACATTATTCAAATAAGTGGAAGCAATAGTTGTATCAGGCAAAAACTATTGAAACAATAA
- a CDS encoding choice-of-anchor B family protein, whose protein sequence is MKKIFLLSFLLYCIQTISAQQAMNMRLLSHWNDKSLVPIDGDQLWSDIGGYYDSIKQKEYAVMLGNDSLYFFDMTNPTQLKLVAKLDGYSTKSINRDVEFYSHYAYFSAQRSGSLGGLQIVDLQYLPDSIHEIYRSDSLTVQAHTIYIEAKSKRLYICENSTKMGFSAMDILSLENPERPVKLASLQVPINGQGQQLFSKVHEMYCNNDTAYLSCYEAGLFIIDLHDVNNQQLIGTIANYPQRGTNHSSWLNSTGKTIMFTDENLGSPIKLFDITDISNPKQMVYFNSHTNALPHNAYWKDNMAVVSSYEDGVYVYDLRDENNPKIHAYYDTYLLNPEGSFSGFHGCWGVWPFLPSGNIIASDISEGLFVLKINYGVGVVNNEIKTAEKITLYPNPAKNNITINLPENSSTYHVQISNSIGQTIKQVDVNDSNKQIDVSSLPSGVYLVNIHTENTNQQIKFVRE, encoded by the coding sequence ATGAAAAAAATATTCCTGCTTTCATTTTTATTGTATTGTATACAAACCATTTCGGCACAGCAAGCTATGAACATGCGCTTGTTAAGCCATTGGAACGACAAGTCATTGGTGCCTATTGATGGCGATCAGCTATGGAGCGATATTGGTGGTTATTACGATTCCATTAAACAAAAAGAATATGCTGTTATGTTGGGTAACGACAGTTTGTATTTTTTTGATATGACAAACCCTACCCAGTTAAAGTTAGTAGCTAAACTAGATGGGTACTCCACCAAATCAATAAACCGCGATGTAGAGTTTTACTCCCATTACGCTTACTTTTCAGCCCAACGCTCTGGCTCCTTAGGTGGCTTACAAATTGTAGACTTACAATACCTGCCCGATTCAATACATGAAATATACCGCAGCGATTCATTAACCGTACAGGCACACACTATATACATTGAAGCCAAAAGTAAACGCTTGTATATATGCGAAAACTCAACCAAAATGGGCTTTTCGGCTATGGATATTCTATCGCTTGAAAACCCAGAAAGGCCGGTAAAACTAGCCAGCTTACAAGTACCCATTAACGGACAAGGGCAACAGCTTTTTAGTAAGGTGCATGAAATGTATTGTAATAACGATACAGCTTACCTCTCATGTTACGAAGCAGGTTTATTCATTATAGATTTACACGATGTAAACAACCAGCAACTCATAGGTACAATTGCTAATTACCCGCAACGCGGCACTAACCACAGCAGTTGGCTTAACAGCACAGGTAAAACCATTATGTTTACCGATGAAAATTTAGGCTCTCCTATTAAGCTGTTTGACATTACCGATATAAGCAACCCCAAACAAATGGTTTATTTCAATTCGCATACCAATGCTTTACCGCACAATGCTTATTGGAAAGACAACATGGCTGTGGTATCGAGCTACGAAGATGGTGTATACGTATATGACTTACGCGATGAAAACAATCCGAAAATACATGCTTATTACGATACTTATCTTTTAAACCCTGAAGGTTCATTTAGTGGTTTTCATGGCTGTTGGGGCGTTTGGCCATTTTTACCAAGTGGCAATATTATAGCCAGCGATATAAGCGAAGGTTTGTTTGTACTTAAAATTAATTATGGTGTAGGTGTGGTAAATAATGAAATAAAAACAGCTGAAAAAATTACGCTTTATCCTAACCCTGCCAAAAACAATATCACTATTAATTTGCCCGAAAACAGCAGTACTTACCATGTACAAATAAGCAATAGCATTGGGCAAACGATTAAACAGGTTGATGTAAATGATAGCAACAAGCAAATAGATGTAAGCAGTTTACCAAGTGGTGTATATTTAGTAAACATACATACTGAAAATACCAATCAACAAATTAAGTTTGTAAGAGAATAG
- a CDS encoding histidine phosphatase family protein has translation MTIKKRIYIVRHGETEFNKLLIVQGKGVDTDLNETGLQQGQLFFEKHQHIPFHKIYTSALKRTQQTIQAFIDKGIPFEPLEGLNEISWGDFEGKAQDFKEREFYTEAINAWNSGNYDLAVANGETPNQLQARQKEALQVIMGNEAEETVLICMHGRAMKSLLCLLLNEPLKNMDNFEHRNTCLYILHYDGQNFSLELANDVSHLIG, from the coding sequence ATGACAATCAAAAAAAGAATATACATAGTACGACATGGTGAAACTGAGTTTAATAAACTATTAATTGTGCAAGGCAAAGGAGTGGATACTGATTTAAATGAAACAGGTTTACAACAAGGCCAGCTTTTTTTTGAAAAACACCAACATATTCCTTTCCATAAAATTTATACATCAGCCCTAAAACGCACGCAGCAAACCATTCAGGCTTTTATTGATAAGGGCATTCCTTTTGAGCCACTGGAAGGCTTAAACGAAATAAGCTGGGGCGATTTTGAAGGCAAGGCGCAGGACTTTAAAGAACGTGAATTTTATACAGAAGCCATTAATGCATGGAACAGCGGTAATTACGATTTGGCTGTGGCCAATGGCGAAACACCCAACCAACTGCAAGCACGCCAAAAAGAAGCACTGCAGGTAATTATGGGTAACGAGGCAGAAGAAACGGTACTTATTTGCATGCATGGCCGGGCTATGAAAAGTTTGCTGTGTTTGCTGCTGAACGAACCGCTTAAAAACATGGATAATTTTGAGCACAGAAATACCTGTTTGTATATACTGCATTACGATGGACAAAACTTTAGTTTGGAGTTAGCCAACGATGTTTCCCATTTGATAGGATAA
- a CDS encoding DEAD/DEAH box helicase, translating into MRFEEYNIAEEVKKSIAEMGFKRPTDIQFKAIGPILKGEDVLAIAQTGTGKTAAFAIPIIHLLQKNIHTGAFTKCLILVPTRELAIQITEVFKSIAKYTQVKVVCLMGGIDHDNQIFDLTVGAHIVIATPGRMFDLQNQGYVDLSRVQMLVLDEADKMLDKGFIKDIEDINRKIPRTHQTMFFSATINKKIKELAYSVVTNPIRIQISPKNPVSKNVTHSLAFVEMDDKRFFLERIVKEAPNSKMLVFVRTKVRAERLFSAMERVGIESLTMHGGKEQVDRLAVMEDFKTGKVKMLIATDVSARGIDIENVDYVINYDLPDVPENYVHRVGRTGRGVKSGKAVSFCSTEEKEVLKNIETYLGQPINILEIDKLAYEQTIDFSEDGSKNWKDLLKQAAQFEAKKEVKKKKKK; encoded by the coding sequence ATGAGATTTGAAGAGTACAATATAGCTGAAGAGGTAAAAAAGAGTATAGCTGAAATGGGTTTTAAAAGACCAACTGATATTCAGTTTAAGGCCATAGGCCCCATTTTAAAAGGGGAGGATGTATTGGCTATAGCCCAAACAGGAACGGGTAAAACAGCGGCTTTTGCTATTCCTATTATTCATTTATTACAAAAAAATATTCATACAGGTGCTTTTACTAAATGTTTAATATTGGTTCCTACCAGGGAGTTGGCCATTCAAATAACGGAGGTTTTTAAAAGCATAGCCAAATACACACAGGTAAAAGTGGTTTGCTTAATGGGTGGCATTGACCACGATAACCAGATATTTGATTTAACGGTGGGCGCACATATTGTTATAGCCACTCCCGGCCGTATGTTCGATTTACAAAACCAGGGTTATGTAGATTTAAGCCGTGTGCAAATGCTGGTGTTGGACGAGGCTGATAAAATGTTGGATAAAGGTTTTATAAAAGACATTGAAGACATTAACCGGAAAATACCACGCACGCACCAAACCATGTTTTTTTCGGCTACCATTAACAAGAAAATAAAGGAGCTGGCTTATTCGGTAGTGACTAATCCTATACGTATTCAAATATCGCCTAAAAACCCCGTGTCGAAAAACGTTACACATTCATTGGCTTTTGTGGAAATGGACGATAAGCGATTTTTTTTAGAGCGTATTGTTAAAGAAGCACCCAATAGTAAAATGTTGGTGTTTGTAAGAACCAAAGTGCGTGCAGAACGTTTATTCAGTGCCATGGAAAGGGTAGGCATTGAAAGCTTAACCATGCACGGAGGCAAAGAACAAGTGGACAGACTTGCGGTGATGGAAGATTTTAAAACAGGCAAAGTAAAAATGCTTATTGCTACTGATGTAAGTGCAAGGGGTATTGATATTGAGAATGTAGATTATGTAATTAATTACGATTTGCCTGATGTTCCTGAAAACTATGTACACAGGGTAGGTAGAACGGGTAGGGGTGTTAAATCGGGTAAAGCGGTTTCGTTTTGTAGTACGGAAGAAAAGGAAGTATTGAAAAACATTGAAACCTATTTAGGTCAACCGATTAATATATTGGAAATTGATAAACTGGCTTACGAACAAACCATTGATTTTTCAGAGGATGGAAGCAAAAACTGGAAAGACTTATTAAAGCAAGCAGCGCAGTTTGAAGCGAAAAAGGAAGTAAAGAAAAAAAAGAAGAAGTAA
- a CDS encoding ATP-binding protein, producing MDLVSIHPLLKNQIETVFGKSFPLTTDMGNFINIVNQTYVDLEDGKVNEILQKYAQDLEKKNIELNQFAYVVSHDLKSPLRGIHNLTSWIEEDLEEVGMNEGTQKNLQLLRKRVLRMESLINGILQYSRAGRVKNESELVNTYELLKEITEGIAEKKIELNISNDMPAFLTERITLEQVFSNYVSNAAKYNDKDFIKLDVSCKDTGSFYEFCVADNGPGIEPEFFEKIFQMFITLQPRDQSESTGVGLAIVKKIVEEKGGKVWLESKVGEGSKFYFTWPK from the coding sequence ATGGACCTAGTTTCTATACATCCTCTTTTAAAAAATCAAATCGAAACCGTTTTTGGTAAGAGTTTTCCATTAACTACTGACATGGGAAATTTTATCAATATAGTAAACCAAACTTATGTTGATTTAGAAGATGGTAAAGTGAATGAGATTTTACAAAAATATGCCCAGGATTTAGAGAAGAAAAACATAGAACTAAACCAGTTTGCTTATGTAGTTTCTCACGATTTAAAATCGCCATTACGGGGAATACACAATTTAACTTCGTGGATTGAAGAAGATTTGGAAGAAGTGGGTATGAACGAAGGCACGCAGAAAAACTTACAGTTATTGCGTAAAAGAGTATTGCGTATGGAGTCGTTAATTAATGGCATTTTACAATACAGCAGAGCCGGCAGAGTAAAAAATGAAAGCGAATTGGTTAATACCTATGAGTTGCTAAAAGAAATAACAGAAGGCATTGCAGAGAAAAAGATTGAATTGAATATAAGCAATGACATGCCTGCTTTTTTAACAGAACGCATTACGCTTGAACAAGTGTTTAGCAATTACGTAAGCAATGCAGCCAAATACAACGACAAGGACTTTATAAAACTGGATGTATCGTGTAAAGATACAGGTTCGTTTTATGAGTTTTGTGTAGCCGATAACGGACCGGGTATTGAACCCGAATTTTTCGAGAAAATTTTTCAAATGTTTATCACACTTCAACCTCGCGACCAATCAGAAAGTACCGGAGTAGGTTTAGCTATTGTAAAAAAAATAGTAGAAGAAAAAGGTGGTAAAGTGTGGTTAGAATCAAAAGTGGGCGAAGGCAGTAAATTTTACTTTACCTGGCCTAAATAA
- a CDS encoding Kazal-type serine protease inhibitor domain-containing protein, which produces MQKQVLIILLLVTISITNYAQPCIDSLRRSPYFPCPDPTFKPVCGCDGITYRNVCNAEYQNGVNYYRDGSCSGLEFDIYPNFTPDNLNFAFVQPQNTTASANLAIVDAFGAMLYYKTIYPESLTGRVDLLITETQMFRPGVYIMFLYNGKGDYRFKKFVKY; this is translated from the coding sequence TTGCAAAAACAGGTACTCATTATATTATTACTAGTAACAATAAGCATTACCAACTATGCTCAACCTTGCATTGATAGTTTAAGGAGAAGCCCCTACTTTCCTTGTCCTGACCCTACGTTTAAACCAGTGTGTGGTTGCGATGGCATAACCTACCGCAATGTTTGTAATGCCGAGTACCAGAATGGTGTAAACTACTACCGCGATGGAAGTTGCTCGGGATTGGAGTTTGATATATACCCCAACTTTACACCCGATAATTTAAACTTTGCTTTTGTGCAGCCTCAAAATACAACTGCTTCTGCTAACCTGGCTATTGTTGATGCCTTTGGCGCCATGCTGTATTACAAAACAATATACCCGGAAAGTTTAACAGGCAGGGTTGATTTACTCATAACCGAAACACAAATGTTCAGGCCGGGTGTTTATATTATGTTTTTATACAATGGCAAAGGCGATTACCGCTTTAAGAAATTTGTAAAATATTAG
- a CDS encoding response regulator — MLIKSVKSLFIGLVVVFSSYATLAQKIVNLDLKWVVFDKNENLPTCSYINFHQTKDSTCWVANNYGVAWYNNYNWQQLNIFKTDVQNIKNIRFKFEEDNTGRLFFNYYDTIYALQKKHYKKVLFQIDQKPLRILDFAIDKHNNFLLLTIDDSRKHISLYKTIGKKAYKIWESFEEDIAGKSTLHKTHYGHVFFKVKNEIYAINGFKLNNIGLGLKKEMVNVSLLEEDSSGRFYLQLREGYNFTYHYYFHWDGKQYKIQNYTLPFEKNVVSNDVDINGNELFLTKDNNFYLKRNNTWFEVSIPSHLKNCNFAKFDLEGDIWIGNNNKMIRYTTNNNLFTNVRLGANFNDNIVNSICVDKQGYVWIAEATKIVKLNPDYSIAQEFNINPAITFTCVNIDDQNNIWVGSGQTNNSTYRYNGKKWELMTSQNGFIDAPIHKILKNKDGSLLFLCLNNNGSKEKGSGLYQLKNNLLWVKQYDNVPKDVRIYSYLETKDGTIWIGALKGLYKIQNKQVTYINKVDSNDIVRVMDLVEDKKGIVYFNTNSIGLCKILPNNKVEKLNTPIIFDFSQITSDLLVDQDNILWITSPSSLWAFKNDLFFEYKTETGLPYPTCWPVVANNNDIIVGTLGAGISIIHKNNFIQKEPLVTISIIQENENKPVLLWNYFAYRKPFNDEELLFSYQIDNGRWSHFTNKRTIDLGQIKPGKHLMHYKIKNEFSDLITDVYSNEQIIFIAPPFYLNTWFIIPIGILTIALLVIVFIYFKERNQNYHVILANEKKLSSLINSMPFKTIVLNKDGHCIHSFVNDKNSLFTFTKNNDFIEEFDDVNKSLMLQSIANCLSTKSKEIFTYHETQKDNFFEITFSPYDDLSDNQLVTAVIIDITDKIKIIAELEQAKIVAESADKAKMIFLSNMSHEIRTPMNAIMGIADIMLDERMDDNQKDNLIIIKRSAENLVIIINDILDISKIEAGRIEFEKIEFSLPDLLEQVCKTLQLKAEKKGIALSYLLDAQAPPVIIGDPTRMSQILINLVGNAIKFTHKGFVKLHVNAMHKNEQTVNLRFSIIDSGVGIAKDKLETIFESFSQENIKVTRKYGGTGLGLTISKRLCELQGGNISVTSEVDHGSIFTVQIPFEFSDRIEINNKPKNNLKDLKGLKILVVEDNQINQILAKQLLTKWQIEVDMADNGLIALEKLKLKNYDLILMDLQMPEMDGYETTIAIRSGQINGIDKNIPIIALTADAFAETKKQALLTGMNDFVTKPFKQDELFLKISKHAFNLI, encoded by the coding sequence ATGCTAATAAAATCAGTTAAAAGCTTATTTATTGGTTTAGTAGTCGTATTCAGTTCATACGCCACTCTTGCTCAAAAAATAGTTAATTTAGATTTAAAATGGGTAGTTTTTGACAAAAATGAAAACTTGCCAACCTGCTCATATATTAATTTTCACCAAACCAAGGATAGCACTTGTTGGGTAGCCAATAATTATGGTGTGGCCTGGTACAATAATTACAACTGGCAGCAACTGAATATTTTTAAAACAGATGTTCAAAATATAAAAAATATACGTTTTAAGTTTGAGGAGGATAATACGGGTCGCTTATTTTTTAATTATTACGATACTATTTATGCCCTGCAAAAAAAGCATTACAAAAAAGTGCTTTTTCAAATAGACCAAAAACCTTTAAGAATACTTGACTTTGCTATTGATAAGCATAACAACTTTTTATTGCTTACGATAGATGATAGCCGAAAACATATTTCGCTTTATAAAACCATTGGTAAAAAAGCATACAAAATATGGGAAAGCTTTGAAGAGGATATTGCAGGCAAAAGCACTTTACATAAAACCCACTATGGCCATGTGTTTTTTAAAGTTAAAAATGAAATATATGCCATTAACGGGTTTAAACTGAACAATATTGGATTGGGTTTAAAAAAGGAAATGGTAAACGTATCGTTACTGGAGGAGGACAGCAGTGGCCGTTTTTACCTGCAATTAAGAGAGGGTTATAACTTTACGTACCATTATTATTTCCACTGGGACGGTAAGCAATACAAAATACAAAACTATACACTTCCCTTTGAAAAGAATGTAGTTAGTAATGATGTTGATATAAATGGAAACGAATTGTTCCTGACTAAGGATAATAATTTTTACTTAAAAAGAAACAATACCTGGTTTGAAGTAAGCATTCCCTCACACCTTAAAAACTGTAACTTTGCTAAGTTTGATTTGGAGGGCGATATATGGATAGGCAATAACAATAAAATGATACGTTATACTACCAACAATAACCTGTTTACCAATGTTAGGTTAGGTGCTAATTTTAATGACAATATTGTTAATAGTATTTGTGTAGATAAACAGGGGTATGTTTGGATAGCTGAAGCTACTAAAATTGTCAAACTAAACCCGGATTACAGCATTGCGCAGGAATTTAATATAAACCCTGCTATTACTTTTACCTGTGTTAATATTGATGATCAAAACAATATATGGGTAGGCTCAGGTCAAACAAACAACTCTACTTACAGGTATAATGGCAAAAAGTGGGAACTTATGACCAGCCAAAATGGTTTTATAGATGCACCCATTCATAAAATTTTAAAAAACAAGGATGGTTCACTTTTATTTTTATGCTTAAACAACAATGGCTCCAAAGAAAAAGGCTCGGGCTTATACCAGTTAAAAAACAATTTACTTTGGGTAAAACAGTACGACAATGTACCCAAAGATGTGCGCATATACAGCTATTTGGAAACCAAAGACGGAACCATTTGGATAGGTGCTTTAAAAGGGCTTTATAAAATACAAAACAAACAAGTTACCTATATCAATAAAGTAGACTCCAACGATATAGTGCGGGTAATGGATTTAGTAGAGGATAAAAAAGGAATTGTATACTTTAATACAAACTCCATTGGTTTATGCAAAATATTACCCAACAACAAAGTAGAGAAACTCAATACCCCAATTATATTTGATTTCAGCCAAATTACTTCGGACTTACTGGTTGATCAAGATAATATTTTATGGATAACGAGTCCTTCAAGCCTATGGGCTTTTAAAAACGATTTGTTTTTTGAATACAAAACAGAAACCGGATTGCCCTACCCTACCTGCTGGCCTGTTGTTGCCAACAACAACGATATTATAGTGGGTACTTTAGGCGCAGGTATCAGTATTATTCATAAAAATAATTTCATTCAAAAGGAACCGCTGGTTACTATTTCCATTATTCAGGAAAACGAAAACAAGCCTGTACTGCTTTGGAATTACTTTGCTTACAGAAAACCTTTTAACGATGAAGAACTTTTATTCAGCTACCAGATAGACAACGGTAGGTGGAGCCATTTTACCAATAAACGCACCATTGATTTAGGCCAAATAAAACCAGGCAAACACTTAATGCATTATAAAATAAAAAATGAGTTTAGTGATTTGATAACTGATGTTTATAGCAATGAACAAATTATTTTTATAGCTCCTCCTTTTTACCTCAATACTTGGTTTATTATTCCCATTGGTATATTAACCATTGCACTTTTGGTTATTGTCTTTATTTATTTTAAGGAGCGCAACCAAAACTACCATGTAATTTTAGCCAACGAAAAAAAGCTGAGCTCATTAATTAACTCCATGCCTTTTAAAACCATTGTATTGAATAAAGACGGACATTGTATTCATAGCTTTGTAAACGATAAAAACAGCCTTTTTACCTTTACAAAAAACAATGACTTTATTGAGGAATTTGATGATGTCAACAAATCACTCATGCTGCAAAGCATAGCCAATTGTTTAAGCACAAAAAGCAAAGAAATTTTTACTTACCACGAAACACAAAAAGATAACTTTTTCGAAATTACTTTTTCGCCTTACGATGACTTATCGGACAACCAATTGGTAACAGCCGTTATTATTGATATTACTGATAAAATTAAAATCATAGCTGAATTAGAGCAAGCCAAAATAGTGGCAGAAAGCGCTGATAAAGCCAAAATGATTTTCCTATCAAACATGAGTCATGAAATAAGAACACCCATGAATGCCATTATGGGGATAGCTGATATTATGCTGGATGAGCGTATGGATGACAACCAGAAAGACAACTTAATTATTATTAAACGCTCTGCCGAAAATCTGGTTATTATTATAAACGATATATTAGATATAAGTAAAATTGAAGCGGGAAGAATTGAGTTTGAAAAAATAGAATTCAGCTTGCCTGATTTATTAGAACAAGTTTGTAAAACACTGCAATTAAAGGCAGAAAAAAAAGGCATTGCATTGTCGTATTTACTGGATGCACAGGCTCCCCCTGTTATTATTGGCGACCCTACCCGTATGAGCCAAATATTAATTAATTTGGTAGGCAATGCCATTAAGTTTACCCATAAAGGTTTTGTAAAATTGCACGTAAATGCCATGCATAAAAATGAGCAAACGGTAAACCTAAGGTTTAGTATAATTGACTCTGGAGTTGGTATAGCCAAAGATAAACTGGAAACCATATTTGAAAGTTTTTCGCAAGAAAACATAAAAGTAACCCGCAAATACGGTGGCACCGGCTTAGGCTTAACCATAAGCAAAAGACTATGCGAACTGCAAGGAGGCAACATATCAGTTACCAGTGAGGTAGACCATGGCTCAATCTTTACGGTGCAAATTCCATTTGAATTTTCAGACCGTATTGAAATAAATAATAAACCAAAAAACAACTTAAAGGATTTAAAGGGTTTAAAAATACTGGTAGTAGAGGATAACCAAATCAACCAAATTTTAGCCAAACAACTATTAACCAAATGGCAAATAGAGGTAGACATGGCTGACAACGGATTGATTGCTTTGGAAAAACTAAAGCTTAAAAACTATGACTTAATACTCATGGATTTACAAATGCCCGAAATGGATGGTTACGAAACCACCATTGCCATTAGAAGTGGGCAAATAAATGGCATAGATAAAAACATTCCGATTATTGCGCTGACTGCCGATGCCTTTGCCGAAACAAAAAAGCAAGCCCTTTTAACAGGCATGAACGATTTTGTAACCAAACCTTTTAAGCAAGATGAACTGTTTCTAAAAATATCGAAACACGCTTTCAACCTGATCTAG